CGACAACATAACGATTGTTGGCGAGCTGATTACCCCGATCGCCATGGAAAAAGAATTACGCTTTGCTATTCGTGAAGGTGGTCGGACCGTAGGAGCCGGCGTCGTCAGTGAGATTATTGCCTAATCAGCAGGCAGTAAGTTGCTGCGTGTATTTGGGAAGTTTGTAAGTATTGTTATCGTTATGGAATAGTGGATTTGTTGCAGTGGTCGACGGCCGTCAGTTTACGGTA
The sequence above is a segment of the Pseudomonadota bacterium genome. Coding sequences within it:
- the tuf gene encoding elongation factor Tu (EF-Tu; promotes GTP-dependent binding of aminoacyl-tRNA to the A-site of ribosomes during protein biosynthesis; when the tRNA anticodon matches the mRNA codon, GTP hydrolysis results; the inactive EF-Tu-GDP leaves the ribosome and release of GDP is promoted by elongation factor Ts; many prokaryotes have two copies of the gene encoding EF-Tu) gives rise to the protein DNITIVGELITPIAMEKELRFAIREGGRTVGAGVVSEIIA